The Halobacterium litoreum genome includes a region encoding these proteins:
- a CDS encoding DUF7472 family protein has product MSKVLDTRVEAGIAILSALVFVGILVAGATMTADNFGETGAYVVVTAIVAFILVMAGVGYWISTKE; this is encoded by the coding sequence ATGTCAAAAGTGCTCGATACCCGCGTCGAAGCGGGCATCGCGATACTCTCCGCGCTCGTCTTCGTCGGTATCCTCGTCGCCGGCGCGACGATGACTGCGGACAACTTCGGCGAGACGGGTGCGTACGTGGTCGTCACCGCCATCGTCGCGTTCATCCTCGTGATGGCGGGCGTCGGCTACTGGATTTCCACGAAAGAGTAA
- the priL gene encoding DNA primase regulatory subunit PriL, protein MNARHARYPFLGDARAAVQEAGVDLARVVDEDDAVVERARERVVGALTDGAIGEQGSNVSNRVELLSYPVARVLVSVVDENVLVRKYAEAEAKAAHERFTADETDESELKSVGDDGSLSRADLLREFDLTSHVHATSEGYDVAVPTYLLLSSSLRGDEWRLVNRALDDGRVPVSESELDALLREAVRERVADDLPMNVPDAIADALEAPATAVRDVLADMDLTREIDTVVPELFPPCMKHLLDQVQRGEHLPHHSRFAITSFLANIGLTTDEIVDIYAVNPGFGEEMTRYQTDHIRGDSSPTEYTAPSCATMKAYGDCTNPDDLCDAINHPLSYYEVKLDDGEDEDLEDWREREEREADA, encoded by the coding sequence ATGAACGCGCGCCACGCCCGCTACCCGTTCCTCGGAGACGCTCGCGCCGCCGTCCAAGAGGCGGGTGTCGACCTCGCTCGCGTCGTCGACGAGGACGACGCCGTCGTGGAGCGCGCCCGAGAGCGCGTCGTCGGCGCGCTCACGGACGGCGCGATTGGCGAGCAGGGGAGCAACGTCAGCAATCGCGTCGAACTGCTCTCCTATCCGGTGGCCCGGGTGCTCGTCTCTGTCGTGGACGAGAACGTGCTCGTGCGGAAGTACGCCGAGGCCGAGGCGAAGGCGGCCCACGAGCGGTTCACCGCCGACGAGACCGACGAGTCGGAACTCAAGAGCGTCGGCGACGACGGCAGCCTCTCGCGGGCCGACCTGCTCCGCGAGTTCGACCTGACGAGTCACGTCCACGCCACCAGCGAGGGCTACGACGTGGCCGTGCCGACGTACCTCCTGCTGTCGTCGTCGCTGCGCGGCGACGAGTGGCGGCTCGTCAACCGCGCGCTCGACGACGGGCGCGTCCCGGTCAGCGAGTCCGAACTCGACGCGCTGCTCCGGGAGGCGGTCCGTGAGCGCGTCGCCGACGACCTCCCGATGAACGTCCCGGACGCCATCGCGGACGCGCTGGAAGCGCCGGCGACCGCCGTCCGCGACGTGCTCGCGGACATGGACCTCACGCGCGAAATCGACACCGTCGTCCCGGAGTTGTTCCCGCCGTGCATGAAACACCTCTTAGACCAGGTCCAGCGCGGCGAACATCTCCCGCACCACTCCCGGTTCGCCATCACCTCCTTTTTGGCGAACATCGGGCTGACGACCGACGAAATCGTTGATATCTACGCGGTGAACCCGGGGTTCGGCGAGGAGATGACGCGCTACCAGACCGACCACATCCGCGGTGACTCCAGTCCCACCGAGTACACCGCGCCGTCGTGTGCGACGATGAAGGCCTACGGCGACTGCACGAACCCCGACGACCTCTGTGACGCCATCAACCACCCGCTGTCGTACTACGAGGTGAAACTGGACGACGGCGAGGACGAAGACTTGGAAGACTGGCGCGAGCGAGAAGAGCGCGAAGCGGACGCCTGA
- a CDS encoding protein sorting system archaetidylserine decarboxylase, which translates to MLARGSWKFKYLLPPAVVGAALLAISSLWGVLGFALAGFVAWFHRDPERSPPPEWGAVSPADGKVSVIREEGDRVRVGVFMNVHNVHVNRAPLDGTVEDVTHEPGGHRPAFDKESEHNERVHVDCGDYEVVLIAGAFARRIHPYVEAGEELARGDRIGHISFGSRVDLVLPERYDREDVLVEDGETVQAGETVLARRQRTEGDPDVALDGGAE; encoded by the coding sequence ATGCTCGCTCGCGGTTCGTGGAAGTTCAAGTACCTCCTCCCGCCCGCCGTCGTCGGCGCCGCGCTGCTCGCCATTTCGTCGCTGTGGGGCGTCCTCGGGTTCGCGCTCGCCGGGTTCGTCGCGTGGTTCCACCGAGACCCCGAACGCTCGCCGCCCCCGGAGTGGGGCGCCGTCTCGCCGGCCGACGGCAAGGTTTCGGTGATTCGCGAGGAGGGCGACCGAGTGCGCGTGGGCGTGTTCATGAACGTCCACAACGTCCACGTCAACCGCGCACCGCTCGACGGCACCGTCGAGGACGTGACCCACGAGCCGGGCGGTCACCGCCCCGCGTTCGACAAGGAGTCCGAGCACAACGAGCGCGTCCACGTCGACTGCGGCGACTACGAGGTCGTGCTCATCGCGGGGGCGTTCGCGCGTCGCATCCATCCCTACGTCGAGGCGGGCGAGGAACTCGCGCGCGGCGACCGCATCGGCCACATCTCCTTCGGGAGTCGCGTGGACCTCGTGCTCCCCGAGCGGTACGACCGCGAGGACGTGCTCGTCGAAGACGGCGAGACGGTGCAGGCGGGCGAGACGGTGCTCGCGCGCCGGCAGCGCACCGAGGGCGACCCGGACGTGGCCCTCGACGGCGGCGCCGAGTGA
- a CDS encoding HD domain-containing protein — protein sequence MSDLHDRVADEMAAHLDGDASGHDMHHAWRVHRLGTRIAREEGADERVVGAAALVHDLHRVRGDGFTHPEETLSEVRDILAEADAPEGIVDPVCHCVAVHEEYGFEDDPANAETVEAEVLQDADNLDAIGAVGVARAFQFGGAHDNLMWAPDRPLPGDEDAYEKDAGIDDDAPGSTYHHFHSKLLRLHENMNTEAGREIAAERHAFLEEFAERFESEWYGEA from the coding sequence ATGAGCGACCTCCACGACCGAGTCGCCGACGAGATGGCCGCGCACCTCGACGGCGACGCGTCCGGTCACGACATGCACCACGCGTGGCGCGTCCACCGCCTCGGCACCCGAATCGCCCGCGAGGAAGGCGCAGACGAGCGCGTCGTCGGCGCCGCGGCGCTCGTCCACGACCTCCACCGCGTGCGCGGCGACGGCTTCACGCACCCCGAGGAGACGCTGTCGGAGGTGCGGGACATCCTCGCCGAGGCAGACGCCCCGGAAGGAATCGTCGACCCGGTGTGTCACTGCGTCGCCGTCCACGAGGAGTACGGCTTCGAGGACGACCCCGCGAACGCCGAGACCGTCGAGGCCGAAGTCCTGCAGGACGCAGACAACCTCGACGCAATCGGCGCCGTCGGCGTCGCTCGCGCGTTCCAGTTCGGCGGCGCCCACGACAACCTCATGTGGGCACCGGACCGGCCGCTCCCCGGCGACGAGGACGCCTACGAGAAGGACGCGGGCATCGACGACGACGCGCCCGGCAGCACGTACCACCACTTCCACTCGAAACTGCTCCGCCTCCACGAGAACATGAACACGGAAGCCGGGAGGGAAATCGCGGCCGAGCGCCACGCCTTCCTCGAGGAGTTCGCCGAGCGTTTCGAGAGCGAGTGGTACGGCGAAGCGTAG
- a CDS encoding DNA polymerase sliding clamp — MFKAIVSADTLRDTLDSVSVLVDECKIHLDEDGLSIRAVDPANVGMVDLDLGAAAFESYEADGGVIGVNLSRLEDIAGMADAGQLVQLELDEETRKLHIQIDGLEYTLALIDPDSIRQEPDIPDLDLAAHVVIEGADIDRAVTAADMVSDHIALGVDTADEQFYVDAEGDTDDVHLELDRDDLIDLDAGNAHSLFSLDYLKDMNKAIPKDAEVELELGDEYPVKIHFDIAEAQGHVTYMLAPRIQSD; from the coding sequence ATGTTCAAGGCGATCGTGAGCGCCGACACGCTCCGGGACACGCTCGACTCCGTGAGCGTGCTGGTGGACGAGTGTAAGATCCACCTCGACGAAGACGGCCTCTCCATCCGCGCCGTCGACCCCGCGAACGTCGGCATGGTCGACCTCGACTTGGGTGCCGCCGCGTTCGAATCCTACGAAGCCGACGGCGGCGTCATCGGCGTCAACCTCTCCCGACTCGAAGACATCGCCGGGATGGCCGACGCCGGCCAGCTCGTCCAACTCGAACTCGACGAGGAGACCCGCAAGCTCCACATCCAAATCGACGGCCTCGAGTACACGCTCGCGCTCATCGACCCGGACTCCATCCGCCAGGAACCCGACATCCCGGACCTCGACCTCGCCGCGCACGTCGTCATCGAGGGCGCCGACATCGACCGCGCCGTCACCGCCGCCGACATGGTCTCCGACCACATCGCACTCGGCGTCGACACCGCCGACGAACAGTTCTACGTCGACGCGGAGGGCGACACCGACGACGTCCACCTCGAACTCGACCGCGACGACCTCATCGACCTCGACGCCGGGAACGCCCACAGCCTGTTCAGCCTCGACTACCTCAAGGACATGAACAAGGCCATCCCGAAGGACGCAGAGGTCGAACTCGAACTCGGCGACGAGTACCCCGTCAAGATTCACTTCGACATCGCGGAAGCCCAGGGCCACGTCACCTACATGCTCGCGCCGCGGATTCAGTCCGACTAG
- a CDS encoding sodium:calcium antiporter encodes MLRVAGALAVAAVATAVVWVGGSKLEQSADDLATHYHLPPVVQGAVIAAVGSSFPELSSAVLATYLHGDFALGVGAIVGSAIFNILVIPAASALAADGPLDSNRDLVYKEAQFYMLSVAVLLLTFAFAVIYNPTTGLSGTITRPLALIPVALYGLYLFVQYQDTADHRAGTEAPTGSVAREWAVLAGSLAIILVGVEALVQAALTLGDALGTPAFLWGLTVVAAGTSLPDTVVSVRAARDDNSETSLANVLGSNVFDLLIAVPAGVLVAGSTVVDFEFAAPMMAVLVAATIVLFTVTRTDLELTDREAYTLLALYATFVVWLGLETLGVTNVIPT; translated from the coding sequence ATGCTCCGCGTCGCCGGCGCGCTCGCGGTCGCCGCAGTCGCCACCGCCGTCGTCTGGGTCGGCGGCTCCAAACTCGAACAGTCGGCGGACGACCTCGCCACCCACTACCACCTCCCGCCAGTCGTGCAGGGCGCGGTCATCGCCGCCGTCGGCTCCAGTTTCCCCGAACTCTCCAGTGCCGTCCTCGCCACCTACCTCCACGGCGACTTCGCGCTCGGCGTCGGCGCCATCGTCGGGTCCGCCATCTTCAACATCCTCGTCATCCCCGCGGCGTCCGCGCTCGCCGCCGACGGCCCCCTCGACTCGAACCGCGACCTCGTCTACAAGGAAGCCCAGTTCTACATGCTGTCGGTCGCCGTCCTCCTGCTCACGTTCGCGTTCGCCGTCATCTACAACCCCACCACGGGGCTCTCCGGGACGATTACGCGCCCCCTCGCGCTCATCCCCGTCGCGCTCTACGGGCTCTACCTCTTCGTCCAGTACCAGGACACCGCCGACCACCGCGCCGGCACAGAGGCCCCCACCGGGAGCGTCGCCCGCGAGTGGGCGGTCCTCGCCGGCAGCCTCGCAATCATCCTCGTCGGCGTCGAAGCGCTCGTGCAGGCCGCGCTCACGCTCGGTGACGCCCTCGGCACCCCCGCGTTCCTCTGGGGGCTCACCGTCGTCGCCGCCGGCACCAGCCTCCCCGACACCGTCGTCAGCGTCCGCGCTGCCCGCGACGACAACAGCGAGACCAGCCTCGCGAACGTCCTCGGGAGCAACGTCTTTGACCTCCTCATCGCCGTGCCAGCGGGCGTCCTCGTCGCCGGCAGCACCGTCGTCGACTTCGAGTTCGCCGCACCGATGATGGCCGTCCTCGTCGCCGCCACCATCGTCCTGTTCACCGTCACCCGAACCGACCTCGAACTCACCGACCGCGAAGCCTACACCCTCCTCGCGCTCTACGCCACGTTCGTCGTCTGGCTCGGCCTGGAAACTCTCGGCGTCACGAACGTCATTCCGACGTAG
- a CDS encoding DUF4382 domain-containing protein codes for MSRTVPTLLVAGLVLLAGCAGSIAGPGAGGSQSADSGTVQFYVSDQPNAIDNFEHLNVTITSVGFAQADADAEANGTASGEVNETTEMDDADANETETNETETEETTEVEESEGDSGADDSDSDTDSENESSWVERDVDERTVDLTELRGANATQLGNISVPEGEYEKVFVYVGEVNGTLKSGEQVNVKLPSQKLHLNKDFEVDSESEVDFVFDITVFEAGNSGKYILKPVASESGTDVPIVDVDDEGEGDAEAELDVSVLGNVTAGENATVKVTQDGEAVANATANVEVGDEEVTVTTDANGTATVQVPENAEEFELEIETGEDSQYGEAEGELELELGDGDDGSDDSDEEDETENRNATADLAVTLEGSFAASENVTVFATDGDGEAVADAEVRVDGEVVGETNADGELTFTVPADVSTDAEVTVEGNGTTVTVDASTVAAAN; via the coding sequence ATGAGCCGAACCGTTCCGACGCTGCTGGTGGCCGGTCTGGTGTTGCTCGCCGGGTGCGCCGGGAGCATCGCGGGGCCGGGCGCCGGCGGTTCGCAGTCGGCCGACAGTGGTACAGTACAGTTCTACGTGAGCGACCAGCCGAACGCCATCGACAACTTCGAACACCTGAACGTGACCATCACGTCGGTCGGGTTCGCGCAGGCCGACGCGGACGCCGAGGCGAACGGCACCGCGTCCGGCGAGGTGAACGAGACGACGGAGATGGACGACGCGGACGCGAACGAGACGGAGACGAACGAGACGGAGACCGAGGAGACGACCGAGGTCGAGGAGTCCGAGGGCGATTCGGGCGCTGACGACTCGGACTCCGACACGGACTCCGAGAATGAGTCCTCGTGGGTCGAGCGCGACGTCGACGAGCGCACCGTCGACCTGACGGAACTCCGCGGCGCGAACGCCACGCAACTCGGGAACATCAGCGTGCCCGAGGGCGAGTACGAGAAGGTGTTCGTGTACGTGGGCGAGGTCAACGGGACGCTGAAGTCCGGCGAGCAGGTGAACGTGAAACTGCCGTCCCAGAAGCTCCACCTGAACAAGGACTTCGAGGTCGACAGCGAGAGCGAGGTCGACTTCGTGTTCGACATCACGGTCTTCGAGGCCGGCAACTCCGGGAAGTACATCCTGAAGCCGGTCGCCAGCGAGTCCGGGACGGACGTCCCCATCGTGGACGTCGACGACGAGGGTGAGGGCGACGCCGAGGCCGAACTCGACGTGTCCGTGCTCGGAAACGTCACCGCCGGCGAGAACGCGACCGTGAAGGTCACGCAGGACGGCGAAGCCGTGGCGAACGCCACCGCGAACGTCGAAGTCGGTGACGAGGAGGTCACCGTGACGACGGACGCGAACGGCACGGCGACCGTGCAGGTGCCGGAGAACGCCGAGGAGTTCGAACTCGAGATCGAGACCGGTGAGGACAGCCAGTACGGCGAGGCCGAAGGCGAGCTCGAACTCGAACTCGGTGACGGCGACGACGGCAGCGACGACAGCGACGAGGAAGACGAGACGGAGAACCGGAACGCCACCGCGGACCTTGCAGTGACCCTGGAGGGGTCGTTCGCGGCGAGCGAGAACGTCACCGTGTTCGCGACGGACGGTGACGGCGAGGCCGTCGCGGACGCCGAGGTGCGCGTCGACGGCGAGGTCGTCGGCGAGACGAACGCGGACGGCGAACTGACGTTCACCGTGCCCGCGGACGTGAGCACCGACGCCGAGGTGACCGTCGAGGGCAACGGCACGACCGTGACCGTCGACGCGTCGACGGTCGCGGCGGCGAACTAG
- a CDS encoding SOUL family heme-binding protein, translating into MRTVTKLAAGAVGLAVAAGVAFATYNSRHTDRVAYEPVLSLDGVELRRYPASVLVETTAPTSREAFSRLFAYISGENEGEREVEMTAPVRTEGAEVSMTAPVRVRRGNRVPMTAPVRTDETDGDVTMAFYLPAEYGPETAPVPTNPKVELVTEAPRTLAVRTFSWWPTDGRVAEQERRLLATLDDHGVEPTGEPFFLGYDAPGTLPFLRTNEVAVPVRED; encoded by the coding sequence ATGCGCACTGTTACCAAACTCGCGGCCGGGGCCGTGGGGCTCGCGGTCGCCGCGGGCGTCGCGTTCGCCACGTACAACTCCCGGCACACCGACCGCGTGGCCTACGAGCCGGTGCTGTCGCTGGACGGCGTGGAACTGCGTCGGTATCCCGCGTCGGTGCTCGTCGAGACGACGGCGCCCACGTCCCGGGAGGCGTTCTCGCGGCTGTTCGCGTACATCTCCGGCGAGAACGAGGGCGAGCGCGAGGTCGAGATGACGGCGCCAGTCCGCACCGAGGGGGCCGAGGTGTCGATGACGGCGCCGGTGCGCGTGCGTCGCGGCAATCGCGTCCCGATGACCGCGCCCGTCCGCACCGACGAGACGGACGGCGACGTGACGATGGCGTTCTACCTGCCCGCCGAGTACGGCCCGGAGACAGCCCCAGTGCCGACGAATCCGAAGGTCGAGCTCGTGACCGAGGCGCCCCGCACGCTCGCCGTGCGGACGTTCTCGTGGTGGCCGACCGACGGCCGCGTCGCCGAACAGGAGCGACGCCTGCTGGCGACGCTGGACGACCACGGCGTCGAGCCGACGGGAGAACCGTTCTTCCTCGGGTACGATGCGCCCGGCACGCTCCCGTTCCTCCGCACGAACGAGGTGGCGGTGCCCGTGCGGGAGGACTGA
- a CDS encoding 23S rRNA (uridine(2552)-2'-O)-methyltransferase translates to MGNRKDHYYNKSKQEGYRSRAAYKLKQIDREFGVLFGGATVVDLGAAPGGWLQVAAEEVGARGKVVGVDFQNISDFETEAGVTTIRGDMTEEETRERIRDAANGVDVVVSDMAPNMTGEYNLDHARSVHLARQALDTAREVLVDGGHFVVKVFDGQDFEGFLADVEDEFAFARTYTPDASRDSSSEVYVVAKNRVDAPVAEGDTLDVEITDEGDEGDGIAKVEGYTLFVGDADAGETVEVEVTDVKPNYGFAERRD, encoded by the coding sequence ATGGGGAACCGCAAGGACCACTACTACAACAAGTCCAAGCAGGAGGGGTACCGCTCGCGGGCGGCGTACAAACTCAAGCAGATAGACCGCGAGTTCGGCGTGCTGTTCGGCGGCGCGACGGTCGTCGACCTCGGCGCGGCGCCGGGCGGGTGGCTGCAGGTCGCCGCCGAGGAGGTCGGCGCGCGCGGGAAGGTCGTCGGCGTCGACTTCCAGAACATCAGCGACTTCGAGACGGAGGCGGGCGTGACGACGATTCGCGGCGACATGACCGAGGAGGAAACCCGAGAGCGCATCCGGGACGCCGCGAACGGCGTGGACGTGGTCGTCTCCGACATGGCGCCGAACATGACCGGCGAGTACAACCTCGACCACGCGCGCTCCGTCCACCTCGCGCGACAGGCGCTGGACACGGCCCGCGAGGTGCTCGTGGACGGCGGGCACTTCGTCGTGAAGGTCTTCGACGGGCAGGACTTCGAGGGCTTCCTCGCGGACGTGGAAGACGAGTTCGCGTTCGCGCGGACGTACACGCCGGACGCCTCCCGCGATTCGTCTTCGGAGGTGTACGTCGTCGCGAAGAACCGCGTGGACGCGCCGGTCGCCGAGGGCGACACCCTCGACGTGGAAATCACCGACGAGGGCGACGAGGGCGACGGCATCGCCAAAGTCGAGGGGTACACGCTGTTCGTCGGCGACGCGGACGCCGGCGAGACGGTCGAAGTTGAAGTGACTGACGTGAAGCCGAACTACGGCTTCGCGGAGCGCCGCGACTAG
- a CDS encoding queuosine precursor transporter, with the protein MTSEDRLAAGRVVLVGLFVTSLVTAQLTASKILMFQLPFGLSLPHTGSALVMPGAALAYALTFFASDCYSELYGRRAAQVMVNVGFAMTLVMLGLVYTTIEAPVAPFSPVGQEQFSRVLWSSANVVVGSLLAYVVSQNWDVLAFHALRERTDGAYLWLRNVGSTATSQAIDTVIFITVAFWAAPTFFGVGTANSLDQILGLLVGQYVLKLLIAVLDTPFVYGVVGAFRDRGLAAPNPASD; encoded by the coding sequence ATGACGAGTGAGGACCGCCTCGCGGCCGGCCGCGTCGTCCTCGTCGGCCTGTTCGTCACCTCTCTGGTCACTGCCCAACTCACGGCGTCGAAGATTCTCATGTTCCAGTTGCCCTTCGGCCTGAGTCTCCCGCACACCGGGAGCGCGCTCGTGATGCCGGGCGCCGCGCTGGCGTACGCGCTGACGTTCTTCGCGTCGGACTGTTACTCCGAACTGTACGGCCGCCGGGCCGCGCAGGTGATGGTGAACGTCGGGTTCGCGATGACGCTCGTGATGCTCGGGCTGGTCTACACCACCATCGAGGCGCCCGTCGCGCCGTTCTCCCCGGTCGGCCAGGAGCAGTTCTCGCGGGTGCTGTGGTCGTCGGCGAACGTCGTGGTCGGCAGCCTGCTCGCGTACGTCGTCAGCCAGAACTGGGACGTGCTCGCGTTCCACGCGCTCCGCGAGCGCACCGACGGCGCCTACCTCTGGCTCCGCAACGTCGGCTCCACGGCGACCAGCCAGGCCATCGACACGGTCATCTTCATCACCGTCGCGTTCTGGGCGGCGCCCACGTTCTTCGGCGTCGGCACCGCGAACTCCCTCGACCAGATTCTCGGCCTGCTCGTCGGCCAGTACGTCCTCAAACTCCTCATCGCCGTCCTCGACACGCCGTTCGTCTACGGCGTCGTGGGCGCGTTCCGCGACCGCGGGCTCGCCGCACCGAACCCCGCGAGCGACTAG
- a CDS encoding ribbon-helix-helix domain-containing protein has protein sequence MPKISVEVPEELLEDLDDHVGDDGKFVNRSDAIRASIRKTLDVLDDIDGRQGRLDDDE, from the coding sequence ATGCCCAAGATAAGCGTCGAAGTTCCCGAGGAACTCCTCGAGGACTTGGACGACCACGTCGGCGACGACGGGAAGTTCGTGAACCGAAGCGACGCCATCCGCGCGTCCATCCGGAAAACACTCGACGTGCTCGACGACATCGACGGCCGACAGGGCCGCCTCGACGATGACGAGTGA
- a CDS encoding TATA-box-binding protein: MVEIVNVVGSGDLGIEIDLQELAADIPLAEYDDSHRPAPPTIQMRTGNSLILVYRTGTYAIRGGESIEDIEEARDHLLSILVDLSLIEDINDPNFAIRNVVCVGNLDQDIDLNAMVVRLGFEDTEYEPEQFPGLVYRPEYTNCVLLIFASGKVVITGGRSKKDAEMAFESLQAEIETF, from the coding sequence ATGGTCGAGATCGTTAACGTCGTGGGATCTGGCGATTTGGGCATCGAAATTGACCTACAGGAACTCGCTGCAGACATTCCTCTGGCTGAATACGATGATAGCCACCGACCTGCGCCGCCGACTATACAGATGCGGACAGGCAACTCGTTAATTCTCGTCTACCGAACAGGGACCTACGCGATTCGAGGTGGCGAGTCAATAGAAGATATCGAGGAGGCGCGGGACCATCTACTGTCTATCTTGGTAGACCTCAGTCTCATCGAAGACATCAACGATCCCAACTTCGCCATCCGCAACGTCGTCTGTGTCGGGAACCTTGACCAAGACATTGACCTCAATGCGATGGTTGTCCGACTTGGGTTCGAGGATACAGAGTACGAACCCGAGCAGTTCCCCGGTCTGGTCTACCGACCTGAATACACCAACTGTGTCCTTCTCATCTTTGCGAGCGGGAAAGTGGTCATCACCGGCGGTCGCAGTAAGAAAGATGCAGAGATGGCGTTTGAGTCTCTCCAGGCTGAGATCGAAACCTTCTGA
- a CDS encoding prenyltransferase/squalene oxidase repeat-containing protein yields the protein MSNTFAQHFGFDAEFDQSAFVDTFGRDSLDTVVEFYQGVVDRRSTGWIPLPDMFFTIGACEMLGVDHSPLSDRVPSYLSELQVGGGYCPVPEEKMEGWRADREPDIYSTYYAVKTLGLLGRSSGVDVDTFVASQQDDGYIYNEEWSNTIPEYRFDSELRQQVLLGLLLTDNVDTDPIVAELDENEFLTPIYYSWRIRKHLDIDPALTDEEAERLGDLQKDGGFREYRLSDKTDEHAGSDHRTWRDQNPPHLFSSFYAYHIASETDSRFSYDTGEFIDFIAGTEDEEGFGVDVNAREFEAPFGRTYTPLEHMMVLLTPSLVQ from the coding sequence ATGAGTAATACATTCGCTCAGCACTTTGGTTTCGACGCAGAGTTCGATCAGTCCGCCTTTGTCGACACGTTTGGCCGAGACAGCCTCGACACCGTAGTCGAGTTCTACCAGGGCGTCGTTGACAGACGGTCGACCGGATGGATCCCACTGCCGGATATGTTCTTCACCATCGGGGCATGCGAGATGCTCGGAGTTGACCACAGCCCCCTCTCAGACCGAGTGCCGTCGTATCTGTCGGAATTGCAGGTCGGTGGCGGCTACTGCCCTGTGCCCGAAGAGAAGATGGAAGGATGGCGAGCGGACCGGGAGCCAGACATCTATTCGACGTATTATGCGGTCAAAACTCTCGGTCTCCTCGGTCGTTCATCTGGAGTGGATGTCGACACCTTCGTCGCTTCCCAGCAGGACGACGGATACATCTATAACGAGGAGTGGTCGAACACCATTCCCGAGTACCGATTCGACTCAGAGCTCCGCCAGCAGGTTCTATTGGGGCTCCTCCTGACCGACAATGTCGACACGGATCCAATCGTGGCCGAACTCGACGAGAACGAGTTCCTCACGCCCATCTACTACTCGTGGCGGATTCGGAAGCACCTCGATATCGATCCGGCACTCACCGATGAAGAAGCCGAGCGACTTGGTGACCTACAGAAGGACGGTGGGTTTCGGGAGTACCGCCTCAGTGACAAGACCGACGAACATGCAGGGAGCGACCACCGAACGTGGCGCGACCAGAACCCACCGCACCTTTTCAGCAGCTTCTATGCCTACCATATCGCCAGCGAGACCGACTCTCGATTCAGCTACGACACTGGTGAGTTCATCGACTTCATCGCTGGGACGGAAGACGAGGAAGGGTTCGGTGTTGACGTCAACGCACGTGAGTTCGAAGCCCCGTTCGGTCGGACGTACACCCCGCTGGAGCATATGATGGTTCTCCTCACGCCCTCACTCGTACAATAG
- a CDS encoding helix-turn-helix transcriptional regulator, translated as MRETKREILQRIGQESTWGYNLADELDLTPQTVYSHLDDLEEAEYIEQSGEESGRTIFSLTEKGKSEIE; from the coding sequence ATGAGGGAGACCAAGAGGGAGATTCTTCAGCGAATTGGCCAGGAATCTACGTGGGGATACAACTTGGCTGACGAGTTGGACCTCACGCCTCAAACGGTCTACTCCCATCTGGACGACCTGGAGGAAGCGGAATACATCGAGCAGTCTGGTGAGGAGTCAGGTCGGACTATATTTTCTCTGACGGAGAAAGGGAAGTCGGAGATCGAGTAG